In Penaeus vannamei isolate JL-2024 chromosome 13, ASM4276789v1, whole genome shotgun sequence, the sequence GAAGCagtagtaatttttttttttttttaatctactaCCAAAAGCATCCGAGTTAAAAGCCAAATCCAGTGACTAAGCTTTGTGTACACCTGGAAAAACTAGTGTTATTCTGATCTTtagattatatatggatatatatattgacattgtTATATTGGATTAAAAGAATATAATGGCCATTCAAGCAGTGTATTGAACAATAAATATTCTAATAACTGTTAATGTAAAATGAGgctgtaatgattttttttggcATGTGGCTTATTAAAAAATCTTCAGCAAGACACATCGTATATGATAAAAAAGCAAGGATATCTAGCTTTGCAGTTAGAGTAAGTGCTAGGAAAATGTTAATTTTCATAGTTCAGTGATAACCCCCACCCTTATTATTGCAATTAACTACAggagatttttgtttgtttatcctttttttatttctttaacatctagttattattatttattatattttatttatgattttgtaaAAGCAGCTCTAAAATTATCAGGAAGAataattatctattgttatcatattttcattgatGTTTGGGGGTTTCTGtcctattgttttcatttttgcctACAAAAATGTTAGTGTTTCttcttacccccctccaccccttgtaTTCCAAACGAAATGGAACTTTTGCTTCAACAATAGTAAAAAGTAATGGTTTGACACTTTTTGTTAAATCTCAAGCACAATTTTTTAAAGGAATTTCATACTAGTTATACCTTTGAGTTGTGTATACAGCTTGACCTAGTTATTTCCTTAACTCATGTGACCATCATTTGATGAAATGAAGCAAAGAAAActgtgtattttcttcttttaaaaagGAATTTTCCCTTTCCTGGCTTCTGTAATGGgtgccatttttcttctttcctcttttatatttatgtattttgaatGGCTGCATTTCGGGAATGTAAATGCATTTTGTGAATTTGGTTTGTCTGGAGAAGTGGGCATTTTATTTTGGCCacgaaagtgtgtttgtgtatttaataCCATCATCTCTATTTGCAAGAGACTACTTGTTCAGATACTTTTAGTTCCTATTCTCACCATGTCTGTATGTTGTAGTGGAATTACCTTGTGAGAGCAGCTGAGGAATCTCATTTCGTCTCTGTGACCCTGTTGGTTTTAGACCTTGTCCCCCATcttaaatatgattttttatttattttttttttcattatttttttgtgtctaaCAGAGAAAAGATTTTGTCAATTGATATGTATGAAGTAATGTAGTACGAATGTGAAGAGCATAAATTGTTACCTATGTTGCAAACTTTGGAAGATATTTCTAGTCATTGTTTGATTTGTTATGAGACCTAATTTGGCTTGTCTTCAATAAATTAAGTTAGAAAACCAATaaggtttgtatttttattttactccatattatatataaactgtaGTTTTACAAGGCTGAAATTACACCCAATTTTTGGTTATCAACATTAAGAGGAAAAAGTATACATAAAATCTAATGACAATATTGCAAGCTTTGTGACTATAGTGATTCTACAACTGAAAATCAATATTGGAACAGACAAGTAAATACAGTGATGTCATTTATATTCCATAAAATAAACTTATATctattaccaatatatatataaatatatatcatatacatacaaagcaAAATGAAACGTGATATATGGTTAAACGGTAATCAACTGAATGTCTACACCAATTTCTAGCTGTAGTCACAGCCATTTTGTGAGAGAACATACATTCTCACTTCCCTGAATTTTCCCCCATTGGTTTACATAAATATTTCCATGACAATTGCTATAGCTTTTGGAGACAAATTCTCCTTGTTATTGCTGTATCCTGATAATAGTGCTTTACTACTGCTACATTCTTCTGAGTGAATATGAAATACATATGAGACCTATGTCTTTCAACTAATGTTCTCATGAATAATTATTttgaggaagaataataataataataagcatacagacaaacaatatATACTTTTCTGGAAGGCAATAATTCTGTGAAGTATCAATATACAAGCCTTAGAAGATACATAATAGcattacataaatatttaaaaaactgCGCATATGTTCCATTAAATACGGACTTCCTttgagaaagcaaaaaaagaaatggaaatacatTATAACTGTATATCCGCAAAAGTTCATCTTCACACACTCCATTCAAAGTTAGAATATGAACTCATACAATGCTATTTTAATTTCAAAATTGTATATACTTTGGACTATAAGAGGACGCTAATCTCTTACCGACACtataaagacagaaaaatgttaaaaatataacTTTTATCCTTATTCCAGGCAGTCAAAACGAGTATGAAATCTCTCACAACACATTCAATATACAAGGAGAGTTAATTACTGACACTCAGTATATCTTAAAACAAAATATGAGACATTGAAGATAAGCATCAACTGCATGATAAATAAAATCTGATACTCCACTACAAAAAGTAATTTTATACTGACAAATCATCTGCAAGTAAGTGCCACTTCAATTTTTCCTGcacaatatattcatatctcaACATTAGATATGATACCTTGCTTTCTACACAGTACAAGGGGTGGAATATATTTCATTAGCCATGATAAAGTAGGTGAATATCTATTtgatataccatatataaatatacatactatcattatatatatatatatatatatatatatatacatatatcacaataTCATCTACTACCACAACCAtacatctataagtatatataaccaGTCACATatccattttaaaaaatcaagtcATTCCAGTTTCACTTCCACTTTTCATACATTACAGAATTCTTTTCAACATGCAACAGTACATATGCGATATCTGGAGTGTTTGCCACATTTCATGACATCATTGCCAGATTGTCCTTTTTGCTCTGAACAAGGTACCTGGTTGACAAGGACTGTAACTGTGTGATTTCCAAATTTGCTTTAAGagtgatttatttattcctttctatttTGTGGAAAATAAGTAAGATGtggccagaaagaaaaaaaaaagaagaaaaatgcaaaatttatatatatttttctacaaaaatatttcaatattacAAAGGCAAAGAGGATTGCCTAAATGTTTCTAGTTTCTTAGACATCCAATCCAATAATGGAAAAGGTATAAAACAGAGAACTTAAAATCATAAAATCTGTCAATTTCTATTTAAGAAGTTTCCCCCCCACTTTTTTATGGCACCTTCAACTACTAAAAATATCACaaactcattttcttcctccagtGATAAGAATATCACCACATCACAGCCTACTTCCTCTGGCGAACTTCAGCATCTTTGTTGTGGTCAGCAACACTTTtcctgtaagaaaaaaataaaaatgagattgGTTAAAATCAGAAAAAACTAAATGCAttgaatcatatacatatacatattagatcTAATCATTATACAACAATATACATCATAAGAAATCTTCCCCATTACTAATGCATCTGCTACATACTTTATTTTCTGTGCCCtctcatgtctttctctttttctctccttcataaaTGGTCATTCACTGATCAAACACGCTGAGGCCCAGATATCCACTCAGACACTCTCTATTGTAATGAACTGTACCTGTGTCTCCTCTAAAGTACTTATCTAGCAAACTCACTGGTCTGGGGCTGGGTCTGAGTCAGAGTCATCGAAGTTGGCCTTGATGCGACGTTTCTcgtagatgaaaataatgacacacAGGATAATCACCTCAGCAACGATGGCAAGGAATGGCCACAGGGCAGCATAGATgtctgaaaaagaaaacaaaccagtTAACATATATATTTCAGAAAGTTCAGGGACAAAAACATTTAATAATCttgtttctttttaaaaaaatcctaTCCTCTTTAAACAGACTAATAAAACTTCTTTGATTCTAAACATCAATTCATCAAAGCTCATACACAAAACAACTCACTCAAAGAACCCTACCTTTCACACGAACTTCTGTGGTGGTGTTCAGCTGAAGAGAATACTGCTTAACCAGGCAAATGTAGTTTCCAACATCTGACTTGAGGATGGGTTTGATCAGCAGACTGGCATTAGGGACGTTGTGCTCATTCTCAGAGAAAATAAGTCTGGTGGAGTTGATGGAGTCTTCCATGAGTTCACCATCtgaggaaagaggtgaaaggtaTGTGAACTAAACTATGGCTGTCAGATGTTGTACAAAAATAAAATTCTGATACCTAAAACCAATGTTTTTTATCTACAGTCAAATCCTTTATTCAGCATTCCTTGTCTATTCTTAGTAGTATCCTTACTTTCTTAACAATATGTTTGATGTTTGTGCACATATGTGAAGGATAAAACACTGAATTGAAAATCTATATAATAATGGAGGTACTTACTCTTCAGCCACTGGACAGTGGGGGGTGGGTTGCCTTCAACCTGACAGGAAAGAGCCAACTTGTCATTCTCCAAAACTGTGGTGGACTCTGGGAGGTTCTTATGGAGCTTCAGTTCTGTAAGAAGGAGGGCACTGAACAGATAGCAGAGAGGAAGTATgacaacaaataatgaaaaaaaaagaacacgaaatCAACAAGAAAAGAGGAGATTACAACTAATCTTATCTTTAACAAAATCAGAAATGCACAATTTCAAGCAAATATTGTAAAATCTACATATCATAAGTGTGGTGACTGGCAGTATGACATCTATAACACTAATACTAACTAGAGGCATAGTGGAGAAAGTGAGTACGAGGCTAAGGATATTCAGCACTAAAGGGCAGGATGGAAATCAAATGTCCTTTCACAAACATAACGTACAGTAAATCAAACGGGCCTAGGACCACTTACTGAATCTTAAAATGTACCTACAACCTCTTAGCTGTATGTCATATAATATACTCTGGGAACATGTTAAGTCATTACCAACACtaacagaagaaagagggggggaaaaaaaaaaaaaggatcacCCACGATACTTACGAACAACATTGAAGACTTTAGGCTCATCTTGGCCTTCGTGTTCACAGGTGTACTCTCCAATGTCATCAACTTTAGCAGAAACAATGTAGAGGGTGGTGTTTTTGAAAACCTTTGTGTTTTCATCCTCAACGACTTGCTTCCCATCTTTAGACCTTGGAAACAAAAATATCAGGAATTCTATAGCAACGTAACTACGTAATTTCATGTCCACATATTAATCAATAATAAATGGGATATGGAAAACTGCCCTGTCAAAAGCCACTTACCAAACAGTGTCTGTATTTGTGAGGTTCTGGGAGcaggttagagagaggggagaacccTCAAGTAGTAGGCGagttccttctgtctctgtcactgaaCCTGCAAGGATATTCagtgataagaaaagaagaaaattgataataataataaaaaaaaagttatagcaAATCTGACGATGAACTTTAAATCAATATCTTATTTTGAATCTgatcaagagaagagaagagaagaagagagagaaaagaagagagagagaagaagaagaagaagaagaagaagaagaagaagaagagagagaagaagatgaagagagagaagaagaagaagaagagagagaagaagaagagagagaagaagaagaagagagagaagaagagagaaggagaaggagaaggagaaggagaagaagaagaagaagaagaagaagaagaagaagaagagagaagaagaagaagaagagagaagaagaagaagaagagagaagaaaaagaagagagagaagaaaaagaagaagaagagagagaagaaaaagaagaagaagagagagaagaaaaagaagaagaagagagagaagaaaaagaagaagaaaagagagaagaaaaagaagaagagaaagaagaaaaagaagaagaagagagacaaaaaaaagaagaagaagaaaaaaaagaaaaagaagaagaagagagagaagaaaaagtagaagaagagagagaagaaaaagaagaagaagagagagaagaaaaagaagaagaagagagagacgaagaagaagaagagagagacgaaaaagaagaagaagagagagacgaaaaagaagaagaagagagagaagaaaaagaagaagaagagagagaagaaaaagaagaagaagagagagaagaaaaagaagaagaagagagagaagaaaaagaaggagaagaagaagaagaagaagaagaagaagaagaagaagaagaagaaggagagagagagagagagagagagagagagagagagagagagagagagagagagagagagagagagagagagagagagagagagagagagagagagagagagagagagagagagagaaaagaagaagaagaagaagaagaagaagaagaagaagaagaagaagaagaagaagaagaagaagagaagaagaagaagagaagaagaagaagagaagaagaagagaagaagagaagaagagaagaagagaagaagagagaaaaagagagaagagagaagaagagagagagagggagagagagagagagagagagagagagagagagagagagagagagagagagagagagagagaaagaaaatgaagaagagagagagagagagagagagagagagagagaagaagagagaagaagagaaaagaagagaaaaaatgagaaaagagaaagacacacacacacacaaaatgaaattCTTTAATACTAAATGCAATTTACCATTTACAGCAAGGGTTCGCAATCATACCATTCAGCGATAATTTAGAAGATCTAATTTTCCTTCTGTctgcacctctccccttccccccccatttacatttttatccacatctctcattccctctctgcttatttctttccccctcccttaattcttctttgtctccttactacctctcctttcttttctgtctctctttcaatttAGACCTTTGAAatgctttttattttcctcttccattctacATTTATGTAATCTGTTGgaaaaagatacacagacagagggaTATGGATTCATCTTTGCGTATATGGGAGTAAGTATATCAGGGTCTGGGCTCTCACAATTTCAACGAACCAGCTATATATCATGTCTAGTTTTCAGAGATTACTATTACTTATTTTCTGTTGTTCAAAATATCTAAGCAATATTCAAGTATAACCTTATATACTCATACATCACTAATACCTTTcaaattctttatcttttattctaaaATGTTCTAAAGCTCTTGTAATCTTTCTTGTCAATGAAATTACACATCCTTTTATTGTATATAATTGGAGAAACATCTAAAAATCGTCCACCATAAACAGCTAATTCtgtcattaaatatatatatctttacccaAGAAGCTGAAACAAGATATTACATATCTCTTTCTTCATGAAAATATTAAAAGCTTTTGCATACTAAAGAATCAATACCGAGTAAATGTATTACTTTCAACATCACATTTTCTACTTGATGCTATCATACTGCATCTCATAATAAGATATTTCATTACTTTTGCATCTAAGCTAAGTTTACACTATGAATACAATACCATAGCCAAGATCATATAACTGCAACAATCTTTACATCCCTATATCATCTTACCACCAATGACATAGACAGAATGAGTTTTATCAGTTAATGGGGAACACTTGTATTCCCCGGCATGGAAGGTATGAGCCTGCACAACTGATAAACGACTCACAACGTATCCCTGGGTTCCATGACCTTCAAGTAAGGTAAAGCTGCCGCAATTGAAGTCATACCATTAGTCTTTGTTTGTGAAAATAGAAGGCTTAGTTTTTGGAACATAGATATTGTCCCTTATATTGaatcttcatcttttcatctgCATTAATCTACATCTCCTTTATGAGTCAATATTCACCAAAGGATATTATGACATAGTTTTCCATAAACTAaaatttctcttcatctcttaccCAGCCTCCCCTGGGATGACAGCATTACCATTGAATGTCCACTGAGGGTACACATCCACTGTGGTAATGCATGTTATGGAAAATTTGTCTCCAACTGCCACAAAATGATGGCCGCTGTACTCAAGATCAATTCCTCCTCCGCTGTCATACCTACCTACTCCTGAACCTGAACTCCCAGACACTGCACCTCCAGCACCTGTTGGAAGAAGGAAACATGGCAGTTAAAATCTTGTTTTGAAGGCAGGATCAAATCCATTCTGAAATCTGCATTGAATAATACTAACAAACATTTCATGCTCTTTAAGCAAACCATAATCAGGAAGATGTTTTCATTTTCCAGTTACAATAAACTCTGAGACAAAGTCAATACATATAAGATTTAAAGTTTTGTGCAACAATTATCCAAttgttacatagatatatagtctCTTACAAAATTACTTGTGATATAGAGGttgcaacaaacagaagcaagtTCTTGGCACTATTCCACCCCAGACATCTCCATTTAGGTCAGTTACTGCATATAACTCAATAGTCTCCAAGGCTCAACAAAGACACTGTCAGTTACTCTGCACTTCTTTATACCGTCTTTCAGTGCCatgattcattattttcatatctgtAACCTTTGGATGTCCCTACTCATCAGATTTCCTGGAGGGTATATTAAGCAATAAGATTTTATTGATGTGCATCCATCAAAACACTCAATGCTTAATCTGCAACCATGGTAACAGATCCCATAAAACACGCAAAGAAAGAGCACTTCAAACGGAATTTCAGGCCGGGCTTCCTCTTACTAACCCaaataaaattataaacaaaGTGTTGGCCCAGATAAACAATATTGGCAAGAGCTTCACAAACCTATTTTCATTTCCTGCGCACTAAGCACAACAAAGGTGAGGTACACAAAGTCATTAAGGATGGGTAGAAACAAGAGCAAAAATGGCATCAGGTTTTAAGTAAAAGGTaacacaatataataatgatagttggcATACAAGTAGTATCTGTAATCTGCTAATTTCCCTATTAATGTCCATGAATcttcataataatctttatcatttcgTAATAATCATTGCCAGATCACTTACACACAGATATAAGCAGTGGGTCAAGATTACTATGAAGTATCTGTAGTTGTTTTGATAAAATGGTACACACTGCTTGTCCTTCAAGAACAAGCCACATATCCAGGTACAATGAAGTTCTATCATtttcaaatatacatgtatacacacacactctctcactctctctctctctctctctctctctctctctctctctctctctctctctctctctctctctctctctctctctctctctctctctctctctcactctctctcactctctctcactctctctctctctcactctctctctctctcactctctctctctctctctctctcactctctctctcactctctctcactcactcactcactcactcactcactctctctctctcactcactcactctcactcactcactctcacttactcactcactctcacttactcactcactctcacttactcactcactctcacttactcactcactctcacttactcactcactctcacttactcactcactctcacttactctcactcactctcacttactctcactcactctcactcactctcactcacactcactcactcactctcactcactcactcactcactctcactcacactcactcactcactctcactcacgctcactcactcactctcactcacactcactcactctcactcactcacactcactcactcactctcactcacactcactcactcactctcactcacactcactcactcactctcactcacactcactcacactcactcactctcactcacactcactcactcactctcactcacactcactcacactcactcttactcactcactcactcacactcactcttactcactcactcactcttactcactcactcactcttactcactcactcactcactcactcttactcactcactcactcactcactcactctcactcactcacgtaa encodes:
- the LOC113810957 gene encoding basigin, whose product is MKQLSLLVLCSVAGVCLGAGGAVSGSSGSGVGSVTETEGTRLLLEGSPLSLTCSQNLTNTDTVWSKDGKQVVEDENTKVFKNTTLYIVSAKVDDIGEYTCEHEGQDEPKVFNVVQLKLHKNLPESTTVLENDKLALSCQVEGNPPPTVQWLKNGELMEDSINSTRLIFSENEHNVPNASLLIKPILKSDVGNYICLVKQYSLQLNTTTEVRVKDIYAALWPFLAIVAEVIILCVIIFIYEKRRIKANFDDSDSDPAPDQKSVADHNKDAEVRQRK